A portion of the Actomonas aquatica genome contains these proteins:
- a CDS encoding TonB-dependent siderophore receptor, with translation MNTFKKVCRALPVAALALLGPARGFGQTTTVGPDSEPEDEVVILSPFTIDAAEDDGWVAGSTLVGSRTRESLRNVPISVDAITSDFMEDMGIQTLEDAGAFIAGLDTVPDDERDNDDGGTAFRGLSQGGRENAAASRNFFLWYPRTDSYNVGRIDFNKGSNSLMYGDASPGGIATVYTKQARFRNFGSVTGQYGSYDSYRMMLDINRQLNDRIALRLNAVQRNNRSYIDFAEDYLEGVDLAGTVNIFDNLTLRFEAEDLSYERTRANSRVEANQRAADGRGFSSTTSNYFTSDGEYVDSRDRLVYSSDGMGGFGTPYTLSADDRRRGATGDDLSWAVGMTPEILTYDGDPFITLPTIPRGVNTTGVRDFIARDINNYTLWLESRLGDLNVEFAVNRQEQYQLRNDNRFGYAVSADNTGRLYLDSDLDRKTYGNNVDTVRLTATYPLEFGRNFKQYLVANVTYLDDEAFSFRERLVNKAKAYDSATGEYDVLHDLEGRDRIRVRGYFDASDPVAALSNADQWTSLTPEALPVVPGIFEPMWVHYTTSNKPFTDKRYSKSGSFSASGSYFGGKLRSLVGVRYDQFKLKRYQLPEGTAQELVDEYGELAWWGQDVYVGSPDQAPEYYAYVPELDQSATTGNAGLVYQLNRNLNVYGNYSSSFRWQGTEDFLGRNLGPQDGVTREIGLKGELFENRLGFSMAAFEVDRDNVAYTFSTSNSAEELELLFNDVAIDIQNGSLIYTPATPGSAGFVEIPRGLNNEHRQITASETSKGLELTLQLKRIHGLQARLALSHIDVTSDRDVRDYAEQVVLAEARLAERQAIIDQYWPSDPNYAPGTLPEMEADLRDYLEDARNVVASNSTGELVTGSRSRPYMASWILDYQMSDGFILPGLRIILSGRYADNYLMSTNDGVNWYGGSTHPVDLSFHYRTKLFNRRLDLRLKIDDLHDFENTDFKEFSGFVDQYSGEQRLRWANIRPTSWTFSATYHF, from the coding sequence ATGAATACCTTCAAAAAAGTCTGCCGCGCGCTGCCTGTCGCCGCGCTTGCTCTCCTGGGCCCCGCGCGGGGCTTCGGCCAAACCACCACCGTCGGGCCCGACTCCGAACCGGAGGACGAGGTCGTGATTCTGTCGCCGTTCACGATCGATGCCGCCGAGGACGATGGCTGGGTCGCGGGCAGCACCTTGGTGGGCTCACGCACCCGGGAATCGTTGCGGAATGTGCCGATCAGCGTCGATGCCATCACCTCCGATTTCATGGAGGACATGGGCATCCAAACGTTGGAAGATGCCGGAGCGTTTATCGCCGGTTTGGATACCGTGCCCGACGACGAGCGCGACAACGATGACGGTGGCACGGCCTTTCGGGGCCTGAGTCAGGGCGGCCGCGAAAACGCCGCCGCCTCGCGCAACTTCTTCCTGTGGTATCCGCGCACCGACAGCTACAACGTGGGCCGCATCGATTTTAACAAGGGCTCCAATTCCCTCATGTATGGCGACGCGTCGCCGGGCGGCATCGCGACGGTCTACACCAAGCAGGCCCGTTTCCGCAATTTCGGCTCCGTCACGGGGCAATACGGGAGCTACGACAGCTACCGCATGATGCTGGACATCAACCGCCAGTTGAATGACCGGATCGCCCTGCGCCTGAACGCAGTGCAGCGCAACAATCGCAGTTACATCGATTTCGCCGAGGACTACCTCGAAGGCGTCGATCTCGCCGGCACGGTGAACATCTTCGACAACCTCACCTTGCGCTTCGAAGCGGAGGATCTGAGTTACGAGCGCACCCGGGCCAACAGCCGCGTGGAGGCCAACCAGCGCGCCGCGGATGGACGGGGTTTCTCGTCCACAACGAGCAATTACTTCACCTCCGACGGCGAGTATGTGGATTCGCGGGATCGACTCGTTTACTCGTCCGATGGGATGGGCGGCTTTGGCACGCCCTACACGCTCTCGGCCGACGACCGCCGACGCGGTGCGACCGGCGACGACTTGTCGTGGGCCGTGGGTATGACCCCGGAGATCCTGACTTACGATGGCGATCCCTTCATCACGCTGCCCACGATTCCGCGCGGCGTGAACACGACCGGCGTGCGCGATTTCATCGCCCGCGATATCAACAATTACACGCTGTGGCTGGAGTCGCGGCTCGGCGATCTCAACGTCGAATTCGCGGTCAATCGGCAGGAGCAGTATCAGCTGCGCAATGACAACCGCTTCGGTTACGCGGTGAGCGCGGACAACACCGGGCGGCTGTATCTCGACAGCGATCTCGATCGCAAAACCTACGGCAACAACGTCGACACCGTGCGCCTCACAGCGACCTACCCGTTGGAGTTCGGTCGCAACTTCAAGCAATACCTCGTCGCCAACGTCACTTATCTGGACGACGAAGCGTTTTCGTTCCGGGAGCGTCTCGTGAACAAGGCCAAAGCCTACGATTCCGCCACCGGCGAATACGACGTGCTGCATGACCTTGAGGGACGCGACCGCATCCGGGTGCGTGGTTACTTCGATGCCTCCGATCCGGTCGCCGCATTGAGCAACGCCGACCAATGGACCAGCCTTACCCCGGAAGCGTTGCCGGTGGTGCCGGGCATCTTCGAACCGATGTGGGTGCACTACACGACCTCCAACAAGCCGTTTACCGACAAACGCTATTCCAAGTCCGGTTCGTTCTCCGCGTCCGGCAGCTACTTCGGCGGCAAGCTGCGGTCGTTGGTCGGCGTGCGTTACGATCAGTTCAAGTTGAAGCGCTACCAGTTGCCCGAGGGCACGGCTCAGGAGTTGGTCGATGAATACGGTGAACTCGCGTGGTGGGGTCAGGATGTCTACGTCGGCAGTCCCGATCAGGCGCCCGAATATTACGCCTACGTGCCCGAGCTCGACCAATCGGCGACCACCGGCAACGCGGGCTTGGTGTATCAGCTCAACCGCAACCTCAATGTCTACGGCAACTATTCCTCCTCCTTCCGTTGGCAGGGGACCGAGGATTTCCTCGGGCGCAATCTCGGACCGCAGGACGGTGTCACCCGCGAGATCGGCCTGAAGGGCGAGCTGTTCGAAAACCGGCTGGGTTTCAGCATGGCCGCGTTTGAAGTCGATCGCGACAATGTCGCCTACACGTTCTCCACCAGCAACAGTGCCGAGGAGCTGGAGTTGCTCTTCAACGATGTCGCGATCGATATCCAAAACGGCTCGCTGATTTACACGCCGGCCACCCCGGGCAGTGCTGGCTTCGTGGAAATTCCGCGCGGACTCAACAACGAGCACCGGCAGATCACCGCCTCCGAAACGTCGAAGGGACTCGAGCTCACGCTGCAATTAAAACGCATCCACGGCCTGCAGGCCCGGCTGGCACTCTCCCATATCGATGTCACCAGTGATCGCGACGTGCGCGACTACGCGGAGCAGGTCGTTTTGGCCGAGGCGCGCCTGGCCGAGAGACAGGCGATCATCGATCAATACTGGCCCTCCGACCCCAACTACGCGCCCGGCACGCTGCCGGAAATGGAAGCGGACCTGCGTGACTATCTCGAGGATGCCCGGAATGTGGTGGCGAGTAACTCCACCGGTGAGCTCGTGACGGGATCCCGCTCGCGGCCCTATATGGCGAGTTGGATTCTGGACTACCAGATGAGCGACGGCTTCATCCTGCCGGGCCTGCGGATCATCCTTTCCGGCCGCTACGCCGACAACTACCTCATGTCGACCAACGACGGCGTCAATTGGTATGGCGGCTCGACCCATCCGGTGGACCTGTCGTTTCACTACCGCACAAAGCTCTTCAATCGACGGCTCGATTTGCGGCTGAAGATCGACGACCTCCATGATTTCGAAAACACCGACTTCAAGGAATTCAGTGGCTTCGTCGACCAGTATTCCGGCGAGCAGCGTCTGCGTTGGGCCAACATCCGCCCGACCAGCTGGACCTTCAGCGCCACCTATCACTTCTGA
- a CDS encoding DUF1772 domain-containing protein, with amino-acid sequence MSPLQFALLIFATLASAALAGLFFVFSNFTMQALGQLTPTAGMAAMQRINVVIINPWFIGLFLGTGVVSVVLAVLGWGDWQSPATLWMLLGAVLYMLGCLVVTGTCNVPLNDALASLEPGGPTAAGAWTDYRRRWLPWNHVRMIACLGAAGSFLTALLVRGT; translated from the coding sequence ATGAGCCCGCTCCAATTCGCTCTCCTGATCTTCGCCACCCTCGCCAGCGCGGCGCTGGCCGGACTGTTCTTTGTTTTCTCCAACTTCACCATGCAGGCGCTGGGGCAATTGACGCCGACTGCCGGCATGGCGGCGATGCAACGCATCAACGTGGTCATCATCAACCCGTGGTTCATCGGCCTGTTTTTGGGCACGGGCGTGGTGAGCGTGGTGCTGGCCGTGCTCGGCTGGGGTGATTGGCAGAGTCCGGCGACGCTGTGGATGCTGCTCGGCGCCGTGCTGTATATGCTCGGTTGTCTGGTCGTCACTGGCACCTGCAACGTGCCGCTCAACGACGCGCTGGCGTCACTCGAACCCGGCGGGCCCACCGCCGCCGGGGCATGGACCGACTACCGGCGGCGGTGGCTGCCGTGGAACCACGTGCGCATGATCGCCTGTCTGGGCGCGGCAGGTTCGTTTCTTACGGCGTTGCTGGTGCGGGGAACGTGA
- a CDS encoding AraC family transcriptional regulator, with amino-acid sequence MDRDAALKTIRQTVDPLGEALHSLHMSGTFYCRSELTAPWGVDLPAMPHCLMFHVVSQGEAWVTVPDADPCHLSAGDIALLPHGEGHQLTHAIGAPSVDLFDLPREELGDRYERIITGGGGAVTNLICGAVTFSHPVAQQVIGMLPKLMNLRASVPGNAWIHDSLRFITAEAENLRPGGDTIITRFSDILVIQAIRAWIDHDPSAQQGWLGALRDPQIGRAIAMVHRDPVRDWNLQSLADTAAMSRSAFAAAFQEKVGETPMHYVRRWRMGLAESWLREGQATVAEIADRLGYQSEAAFSRAFKSMRGVSPGSLRKGANATATAPTGK; translated from the coding sequence ATGGACCGCGACGCTGCGCTGAAAACGATCCGCCAAACGGTGGACCCGCTGGGCGAGGCCCTGCACAGCCTGCACATGAGCGGCACCTTTTATTGCCGGTCGGAACTCACCGCCCCGTGGGGCGTGGATTTGCCGGCCATGCCGCACTGCCTCATGTTTCACGTCGTGTCGCAGGGTGAAGCGTGGGTCACCGTGCCCGATGCCGACCCCTGCCATCTCAGCGCGGGCGACATCGCACTGTTGCCGCACGGCGAAGGACACCAACTCACGCACGCCATCGGAGCGCCCAGCGTCGACCTCTTCGATCTGCCGCGCGAGGAGCTGGGCGACCGCTACGAACGCATCATCACCGGCGGCGGCGGCGCGGTCACGAACCTCATCTGCGGCGCGGTGACGTTTTCCCATCCGGTGGCACAGCAGGTCATCGGCATGTTGCCCAAACTCATGAACCTGCGCGCCAGTGTGCCGGGCAACGCCTGGATCCACGACTCGTTGCGCTTCATCACGGCCGAAGCCGAAAACCTGCGGCCCGGCGGCGACACGATCATCACGCGTTTTTCCGACATCCTCGTCATCCAAGCCATCCGCGCCTGGATCGATCATGATCCAAGTGCGCAGCAAGGCTGGCTCGGTGCGTTGCGCGACCCGCAGATCGGCCGCGCCATCGCGATGGTGCATCGCGACCCCGTGCGCGACTGGAACCTGCAATCGCTGGCCGACACCGCCGCCATGTCGCGCTCGGCGTTTGCGGCGGCCTTTCAGGAAAAGGTGGGCGAAACGCCCATGCACTACGTGCGCCGCTGGCGCATGGGGTTGGCGGAGTCGTGGCTGCGCGAAGGCCAGGCCACGGTGGCGGAGATCGCCGACCGCCTCGGCTACCAAAGCGAAGCCGCCTTCAGCCGCGCTTTCAAATCCATGCGCGGCGTAAGCCCTGGCTCCCTGCGCAAAGGCGCGAACGCGACCGCGACAGCGCCGACCGGAAAATAA
- a CDS encoding LacI family DNA-binding transcriptional regulator, whose protein sequence is MAERRMTIRDLAKLAGVSRMTVSRALNNAAEVAPETRERIQSLAREHRYTGNPMITALMADVRRRKVRSDRTIIAVVPPVFQTTKWGTNHIANRLYRIGVERRAAALGFKVEDFMPSAYEGSYRRVSQVLYQRGIQAVLVPSIDVRDPPEQFEYALDWDKFAVAGIGFSLHEPKRLDRAVVAHFQSARLALHEIRERGYRRIGFGILQRINERMEGRWKAAFLLDQLEHDELGQMRLFEFDRMQGQKARLRRWLREHLPEVILGERYFLQLLLECGVKIPGDVAFVLLDWLPDDLGGDRFAGIDQRFESVGEATVDLIAGRLNRNERGLPEDPHVKKIEGRWLDGHSLPRLN, encoded by the coding sequence ATGGCGGAGCGACGCATGACGATTCGAGACTTGGCTAAACTGGCCGGCGTATCGCGCATGACCGTGTCGCGGGCTTTGAACAACGCCGCCGAGGTGGCGCCGGAAACCCGCGAACGCATCCAGTCCCTCGCCCGCGAACACCGTTACACTGGTAATCCCATGATCACCGCGCTCATGGCCGATGTGCGCCGGCGCAAGGTGCGGTCGGATCGCACGATCATCGCGGTGGTGCCGCCTGTGTTTCAGACCACCAAATGGGGCACCAATCACATCGCCAATCGCCTCTATCGCATCGGCGTCGAGCGCCGCGCCGCCGCGCTGGGGTTTAAGGTCGAGGACTTCATGCCGAGCGCCTACGAGGGTTCCTATCGGCGGGTGTCGCAGGTCCTTTATCAACGCGGCATCCAGGCCGTGCTCGTCCCCAGCATCGATGTGCGCGACCCGCCGGAGCAGTTCGAATACGCGCTTGATTGGGACAAATTTGCCGTCGCGGGCATCGGCTTTTCGCTGCACGAACCGAAGCGTCTGGATCGGGCGGTTGTGGCGCATTTTCAATCCGCGCGTCTGGCTTTGCACGAGATCCGCGAGCGCGGTTATCGGCGGATCGGTTTTGGTATCCTGCAACGCATCAACGAGCGCATGGAGGGTCGTTGGAAAGCGGCGTTCCTGCTCGATCAGCTGGAACACGACGAACTCGGCCAGATGCGTTTATTCGAGTTCGACCGCATGCAGGGGCAGAAGGCGCGGCTGCGCCGTTGGCTGCGCGAGCACCTCCCGGAAGTGATCCTGGGCGAACGTTACTTCCTGCAATTGTTGCTCGAATGCGGCGTTAAGATTCCCGGTGACGTAGCCTTTGTGTTGCTGGATTGGTTGCCGGACGATCTGGGCGGAGACCGTTTTGCCGGGATCGACCAACGTTTCGAATCGGTGGGCGAAGCGACCGTGGACCTCATTGCCGGCCGACTGAATCGCAACGAACGGGGTCTGCCGGAGGATCCGCACGTGAAGAAAATCGAGGGCCGCTGGCTGGACGGACATTCGTTGCCGCGCCTCAACTGA
- a CDS encoding NAD(P)H-binding protein: protein MQNQSHSSTSSAPILVLGSSGKTGRRVAERLHAAGRLVREGSRAAAVPFDWNDSSNWADVLAGVEAVYIAYAPDLAAPGADTAMRELVRLASAAHVQRLVLLSGRGEPEAQLCEQIVRDSGIAWTIVRCSWFAQNFTESFLADSVAQGLVALPAGEIGEPFVDADDIADVATAALLDSRHTGQLYELTGPRLLTFAEAVAEFGAATGRELTYQQIPHADFIAGMEDAGVPADYVHLLDYLFGTVLDGRNAWVADGVERALGRPARDFAEFARRAAGAVAATS, encoded by the coding sequence ATGCAAAACCAATCCCACTCCTCCACCTCCTCCGCTCCCATCCTCGTTCTCGGCAGTTCCGGCAAAACCGGCCGTCGCGTCGCCGAACGCCTCCACGCCGCCGGCCGTTTGGTCCGCGAGGGCTCCCGCGCCGCCGCCGTGCCGTTTGACTGGAATGACTCGAGCAACTGGGCCGATGTGCTCGCCGGCGTCGAAGCGGTTTACATCGCCTACGCGCCCGATCTCGCCGCGCCGGGAGCCGACACCGCCATGCGTGAACTCGTGCGCCTCGCGTCCGCCGCCCACGTGCAACGGCTCGTCCTGCTCTCCGGTCGCGGAGAGCCCGAGGCTCAGCTCTGCGAGCAGATCGTGCGCGACAGTGGCATCGCCTGGACCATCGTGCGCTGCAGCTGGTTCGCCCAGAACTTCACCGAGAGCTTCCTCGCCGACAGTGTGGCGCAGGGGCTCGTGGCGCTGCCGGCGGGCGAGATCGGTGAACCCTTCGTGGACGCCGACGACATTGCCGACGTCGCGACCGCGGCGCTGCTGGATTCGCGTCACACGGGTCAGCTCTACGAACTCACCGGACCGCGCCTGCTGACCTTTGCCGAAGCGGTAGCCGAGTTTGGCGCGGCGACCGGCCGTGAGCTGACGTATCAACAAATCCCGCACGCCGACTTCATTGCGGGCATGGAGGACGCCGGGGTGCCCGCCGACTACGTGCACCTGCTCGACTACCTCTTCGGCACCGTGCTCGACGGTCGCAATGCCTGGGTGGCCGACGGCGTGGAGCGGGCGCTTGGTCGACCGGCGCGCGACTTCGCGGAGTTCGCCCGCCGCGCGGCCGGTGCCGTCGCCGCAACGTCCTAA